A region of Curvibacter sp. AEP1-3 DNA encodes the following proteins:
- a CDS encoding response regulator, with protein sequence MSLQVLVVEDDRSIREMMRQALSLEGFTVRTAVSLSEAGSMVEHATPDLMLLDLGLPDGDGAALLQRVRLTHNFPVLVVSARHQEAQKVQLLDAGADDYLVKPFSVAELLARIRVALRHRGTTVAAAVTRHTLDGLEIDLEARSVHLAGAELHLTPTEFNLLARLVRSAGKVVTHRQLLLDVWGAEFVDHTHYLRLYMGQLRAKLERNPAEPRHLLTEVGVGYRLATV encoded by the coding sequence ATGAGCTTGCAAGTCCTGGTGGTGGAAGACGATCGCAGCATCCGCGAGATGATGCGCCAGGCCCTGAGCCTGGAGGGTTTCACGGTGCGCACGGCGGTGTCGCTGAGCGAGGCCGGCTCCATGGTGGAGCACGCCACGCCTGACCTGATGTTGCTGGACTTGGGCCTGCCGGATGGCGATGGCGCTGCGCTCTTGCAGCGCGTCCGGCTGACGCACAACTTCCCGGTGCTGGTGGTATCGGCCCGACACCAAGAGGCGCAAAAAGTGCAGCTGCTGGATGCCGGGGCTGACGACTATCTGGTCAAACCCTTCAGCGTGGCAGAGCTGTTAGCCCGCATCCGCGTGGCGCTGCGCCACCGGGGCACCACCGTGGCCGCGGCGGTTACGCGCCACACCTTGGATGGGCTGGAGATCGACCTTGAAGCCCGCTCGGTGCACTTGGCAGGTGCGGAGCTGCACCTCACTCCCACCGAATTCAATCTCCTGGCCCGTCTGGTGCGCAGTGCGGGCAAAGTGGTGACCCACCGGCAACTGTTGCTGGATGTGTGGGGTGCCGAATTTGTGGACCACACCCACTACCTGCGGCTTTACATGGGCCAGTTGCGCGCCAAGCTGGAGCGCAACCCCGCGGAGCCCCGCCACCTGCTGACGGAAGTGGGCGTGGGCTACCGGCTGGCCACGGTGTAG
- a CDS encoding potassium transporter Kup: MRNAEHHGGTAALTLGALGVVYGDIGTSPLYTVKEIFGPATGIPLDAQHLIGAVSVVFWGLMLVVTLKYVLLILRADNNGEGGIMALTALAAKAAGTTPRRRITLLLIGVMGAALFYGDSVLTPAVSVLSAVEGLEVITPAFKPYVLPICTGVLIALFAFQRFGTSAVGKFFGPVIVVWFGVLAATGVAQIAQEPAILAALNPLNAFSFLAAQGWHLFVALGAIVLAFTGAEALYADMGHFGKRPIQWAWTGLVLPALAIHYMGQGALLMRDPSALESPFFRMFPEAWLIPAVVLATLATVIASQAVISGCYSMTRQAMQLGLLPRMQVINTSAKEAGQIYMPGVNWLLLVAVLLAVFGFGSSSAMAAAYGIAVTVTMLITTVLTFFVVRQGWRLPLPLAIASTAFFIIVDGMLVVACSLKFFQGGWFPLVMGAAIFMVMATWRRGRELLLSSLRQDDPELLPFVQSLSQDSMHLVPRTAVYAVANPDTVPQALMHNLKHNQVLHERNIILTVVFHDVPWIPFEERVKVQPLVSGFWRVEVHYGFKNNPDIPQALELCKAHGIAINLFETSYFLSREIVVPTKGHGMALWRERMFALMSRNAGNAADFFRLPDNCVVELGTRVQI; this comes from the coding sequence ATGCGGAATGCAGAACATCATGGCGGCACTGCCGCGCTGACACTGGGCGCACTGGGTGTGGTGTACGGCGACATAGGCACCAGCCCGCTCTACACCGTCAAGGAAATCTTCGGACCCGCCACGGGCATCCCGCTGGATGCACAGCACCTCATAGGCGCGGTGTCGGTGGTGTTCTGGGGCCTCATGCTGGTGGTCACTCTCAAGTACGTGTTACTCATACTGCGTGCGGACAACAACGGGGAGGGCGGCATCATGGCGCTCACCGCCCTGGCGGCCAAAGCGGCCGGTACCACGCCGCGCCGTCGCATCACGCTGCTGCTCATCGGGGTCATGGGGGCAGCCCTTTTCTATGGGGACAGTGTGCTGACGCCCGCCGTGTCGGTGTTGAGTGCGGTGGAGGGCTTGGAGGTGATAACCCCTGCGTTCAAGCCTTATGTGCTGCCTATCTGCACCGGTGTGTTGATCGCGCTGTTCGCATTCCAGCGATTCGGCACCTCGGCAGTAGGCAAATTTTTCGGACCGGTGATCGTGGTGTGGTTCGGCGTGTTGGCAGCGACGGGGGTGGCCCAGATTGCGCAGGAGCCAGCCATACTTGCGGCACTGAATCCTCTAAACGCATTCTCGTTTCTCGCGGCACAGGGTTGGCACCTCTTTGTGGCTTTGGGTGCCATCGTTCTAGCTTTCACCGGCGCCGAGGCGCTGTACGCCGATATGGGGCATTTCGGCAAGCGTCCTATCCAATGGGCGTGGACCGGCCTTGTACTGCCAGCGCTGGCCATCCACTACATGGGCCAGGGCGCTTTGCTGATGCGTGACCCTTCTGCCCTGGAAAGTCCGTTTTTCCGCATGTTTCCTGAAGCCTGGCTGATTCCTGCTGTGGTTCTGGCGACGCTCGCAACGGTGATTGCTTCGCAAGCCGTAATTTCCGGATGCTATTCCATGACCCGCCAGGCCATGCAGCTGGGGCTTTTGCCACGCATGCAGGTCATCAACACTTCTGCCAAAGAGGCTGGCCAAATTTACATGCCCGGGGTGAACTGGTTGCTGCTGGTGGCCGTATTGCTGGCGGTGTTCGGGTTCGGCAGCTCGTCGGCCATGGCTGCCGCCTATGGCATTGCAGTCACTGTGACCATGTTGATTACGACGGTGCTGACCTTCTTTGTGGTGCGCCAGGGCTGGCGTCTGCCCTTGCCGCTGGCGATCGCGTCGACTGCCTTTTTCATCATCGTGGACGGCATGCTGGTGGTGGCTTGCTCGCTCAAGTTCTTTCAAGGTGGTTGGTTCCCCTTGGTCATGGGCGCGGCTATCTTCATGGTGATGGCCACATGGCGTCGCGGACGCGAACTCTTGTTGAGTTCCTTGCGTCAGGACGATCCTGAACTCTTGCCTTTTGTGCAGTCGCTGAGCCAGGATAGCATGCATCTGGTGCCCCGCACCGCCGTGTACGCCGTGGCCAACCCGGACACGGTACCCCAAGCCTTGATGCATAACCTCAAGCACAACCAGGTGCTGCATGAGCGCAACATCATCCTGACGGTAGTCTTCCATGACGTGCCCTGGATTCCATTTGAAGAGCGCGTCAAGGTGCAGCCGCTGGTCAGTGGCTTCTGGCGGGTCGAGGTGCACTACGGTTTCAAAAACAACCCGGACATCCCGCAGGCGCTCGAGCTGTGCAAGGCGCATGGCATTGCCATCAACCTGTTTGAAACTTCGTACTTCTTGAGCCGGGAAATTGTGGTGCCCACCAAGGGGCACGGCATGGCCTTGTGGCGCGAGCGCATGTTTGCCCTCATGTCACGCAATGCCGGCAATGCAGCGGACTTCTTCCGCCTGCCCGACAACTGTGTGGTGGAGCTCGGAACCCGGGTGCAGATTTAA
- a CDS encoding DUF1294 domain-containing protein, giving the protein MKKQGKVVRWDDQRGFGFIRCNATSQDIFFHIRDCAGGIQPPVNSTVEFEEIHVGGKGPRAMAVRTMQAYPSGAAARHDRLRNQARSRSPHVTHRRTTSQDGPAPSAMGVGSLTLIWLLLLVWGALQHRIPPIALAGAFVINALTFFAYWVDKHAARKGQWRTKEDTLHLFGLSGGWPAARLAQQVLRHKTVKPGFQAMYWLTVWVHLAALGAYVFWDRIKPLLNS; this is encoded by the coding sequence ATGAAAAAGCAAGGCAAAGTGGTCCGCTGGGACGATCAGCGCGGGTTCGGCTTCATACGCTGCAATGCGACCAGCCAGGACATCTTTTTTCATATCCGGGACTGCGCAGGCGGGATACAACCGCCCGTCAATTCCACCGTTGAGTTTGAAGAAATTCATGTAGGCGGCAAGGGCCCCAGAGCCATGGCGGTCCGGACCATGCAGGCTTACCCGTCCGGGGCTGCTGCGCGTCACGACAGGCTGCGCAACCAAGCAAGATCACGGTCACCCCATGTGACCCACAGAAGGACAACTTCTCAGGACGGACCCGCTCCGTCAGCCATGGGGGTCGGCAGCTTGACTTTGATCTGGCTGCTTTTGTTGGTTTGGGGCGCACTACAACATCGCATCCCGCCTATTGCGTTGGCAGGCGCATTCGTCATTAACGCCCTTACCTTCTTTGCTTACTGGGTAGACAAGCATGCCGCCCGCAAAGGCCAGTGGCGAACCAAAGAAGACACTCTGCACCTGTTCGGCTTGTCCGGTGGCTGGCCCGCTGCGAGACTGGCGCAGCAAGTGTTGCGACACAAAACCGTCAAGCCCGGTTTTCAGGCGATGTACTGGCTGACGGTGTGGGTACACCTCGCCGCACTGGGCGCCTACGTATTCTGGGACCGGATCAAACCGCTCCTGAATTCATAG
- a CDS encoding YebC/PmpR family DNA-binding transcriptional regulator, translating into MGAQWKAKGKALVADAKGRLFTKLVKEITVAARGGADPAANAKLRLVVEQARKVSMPKETLERAIKKGAGLTGEVINYEHVIYEGFAPHQVAVMVECLTDNVKRTAPEMRVLFRKGQLGTSGSVAWDFNHLGMIEASPTAADSDAEVAAIEAGAQDFEAGDEEGNTVFYTDPADLDLVARALPNFGFNVLSMKLGYKAKNPVDPTSLNAEALEEVEAFLAAIDENDDVQNVYVALAG; encoded by the coding sequence ATGGGCGCGCAATGGAAAGCAAAGGGCAAAGCCCTGGTGGCCGATGCCAAGGGCCGGCTGTTTACCAAGCTGGTGAAAGAAATTACAGTGGCCGCCCGTGGCGGCGCGGACCCCGCTGCCAACGCCAAGCTGCGCTTGGTGGTCGAGCAGGCCCGCAAGGTCTCCATGCCCAAGGAAACGCTGGAGCGCGCCATCAAAAAAGGTGCCGGACTGACAGGCGAGGTCATCAACTACGAACACGTTATCTACGAAGGCTTTGCGCCGCACCAGGTAGCGGTGATGGTGGAGTGCCTGACCGACAACGTGAAACGCACCGCCCCTGAAATGCGCGTGTTGTTCCGCAAAGGCCAGCTGGGCACCAGTGGCTCGGTGGCATGGGACTTCAACCACTTGGGCATGATCGAAGCCTCCCCTACCGCGGCCGACTCGGACGCTGAAGTGGCCGCCATCGAAGCCGGGGCACAAGACTTTGAAGCCGGTGATGAAGAAGGCAACACCGTGTTCTACACCGACCCGGCTGACCTAGACCTGGTCGCTCGCGCCCTGCCTAATTTCGGCTTCAACGTGCTCTCGATGAAGCTGGGCTACAAGGCCAAAAACCCGGTCGACCCCACCAGCCTGAACGCCGAAGCGCTGGAAGAAGTGGAAGCCTTCCTGGCCGCCATCGACGAAAACGACGACGTGCAAAACGTGTACGTGGCGCTGGCAGGTTAG
- the glgC gene encoding glucose-1-phosphate adenylyltransferase, with protein sequence MSTTDNARNLALQERHMQPHMLVRRTIALVLAGGRGSRLKQLTDRRAKPAVYFGGKFRIVDFALSNCVNSGIRRIGVITQYKSHSLLRHLQRGWSFLRAELNEMVDLLPAQQRVDEEHWYRGTADAIYQNLDIIQSSKPEYVVVLAGDHIYKMDYSLMLKDHVESGAGCTVGCIEVPREEATAFGVMAVDGTRKITEFVEKPANPPAMPGNDAVSLASMGIYIFDSKYLYDLLEDDLANPESSHDFGKDVIPRVVREGRAVAHPFSMSCVSSTPDAVPYWRDVGTIDAFWEANLDLASVTPELDIYDTNWPIWTSQRQLPPAKFVQDADGKHGQAINTMVSGGCIVSGSIVSNSVLFSSVRIHSFCVIDQAVLLPEVTIGRGCRLSRVVIDRGVEVPDGLVIGEDPVADAARFERTDNGVVLVTKDMLKRLEAQ encoded by the coding sequence ATGAGCACTACAGACAACGCCCGCAACCTCGCGCTCCAAGAGCGCCACATGCAGCCCCATATGCTGGTGCGACGCACCATCGCCCTGGTGCTGGCCGGTGGCCGCGGCTCGCGCCTCAAGCAGTTGACCGACCGCCGCGCCAAACCGGCGGTGTATTTCGGTGGCAAGTTCCGTATCGTTGACTTTGCGCTCTCCAACTGTGTGAACTCCGGTATCCGCCGCATCGGCGTGATCACCCAGTACAAGTCGCACTCACTGTTGCGCCACTTGCAGCGTGGCTGGAGCTTCTTGCGTGCTGAACTGAACGAGATGGTCGACCTTTTGCCCGCTCAGCAGCGGGTGGACGAGGAGCACTGGTACCGCGGCACGGCCGATGCGATCTATCAGAACCTGGACATCATCCAAAGCAGCAAGCCCGAGTACGTGGTGGTGCTGGCCGGCGACCACATCTACAAGATGGATTACTCGCTGATGCTCAAAGACCACGTGGAGAGCGGCGCTGGCTGCACCGTGGGCTGCATTGAAGTGCCACGCGAAGAGGCCACTGCCTTTGGTGTGATGGCCGTTGACGGCACCAGAAAGATCACCGAGTTTGTGGAAAAGCCTGCCAACCCGCCTGCCATGCCAGGCAACGACGCGGTGTCTCTGGCCAGCATGGGTATTTACATCTTCGACTCCAAGTATCTGTACGACCTGCTGGAAGACGATTTGGCCAACCCTGAGTCCAGCCACGATTTCGGCAAAGACGTGATTCCTCGCGTGGTGCGCGAGGGCAGGGCGGTGGCCCATCCCTTCTCCATGTCCTGTGTGTCATCCACTCCGGACGCCGTGCCTTACTGGCGCGATGTGGGTACCATCGACGCCTTTTGGGAAGCCAACCTCGACCTCGCCTCGGTCACCCCTGAGCTGGATATTTACGACACCAATTGGCCCATCTGGACCAGCCAGCGCCAGTTGCCGCCTGCCAAGTTTGTGCAGGACGCAGACGGCAAGCACGGCCAGGCCATTAACACCATGGTGTCGGGCGGCTGCATTGTGTCGGGCTCCATCGTCAGCAACTCGGTGTTGTTCAGTAGCGTTCGCATCCATTCGTTCTGCGTGATTGACCAAGCCGTGCTGCTGCCGGAAGTCACCATCGGCCGTGGCTGCCGCTTGAGCCGTGTGGTCATTGACCGGGGTGTGGAAGTACCGGATGGTTTGGTGATCGGTGAAGACCCGGTGGCGGATGCGGCACGCTTTGAGCGCACCGACAACGGTGTGGTGCTGGTGACCAAAGACATGCTCAAGCGGCTGGAAGCCCAATAA
- the glgA gene encoding glycogen synthase GlgA — MRILQVSAEIFPLLKTGGLADIAGALPAALHEAGCDVRVLLPGFPAIVAGLRNPSPVGAFVMPWGEMVEVVYGDLPALARGDMQQGAYVLIAPGLYERPGNPYEDANKQPYGDNHRRFAALGQAAAHLAHGMDSLWRAQLVHSHDWHAGLASAYLKLWADRGATRVPSVFTVHNLAYQGVFGPQYFGDLGLPGEAFHVQGMEFHGQLSFMKAGLFYASHITTVSPTYAREIQTPEQGCGLDGLLMARRDALSGILNAVDDTVWNPTSDALLEQNFDARHMAGKAINKAMLQGAMGLAIEPDAPLFAVVSRLTEQKGLPLVLAGLDEIVSRGGQLLVLGSGDTWMEQAFTERAKTHAGRVAVKLGYDESFAHRVFAGSDVTLVPSRFEPCGLTQMYGLKYGSLPLVRRVGGLADTVVDSDLETLEDRTATGFVFDAFDETAYRKAVRRAFALYHRKAEWNRVRQTGMKLAFDWATAAGHYTHLYQRLIQE, encoded by the coding sequence ATGCGCATCCTGCAAGTCAGTGCCGAAATATTCCCTCTGCTCAAAACCGGAGGGCTGGCTGACATTGCCGGTGCGCTCCCGGCGGCTTTGCATGAAGCCGGCTGCGATGTGCGGGTGCTGCTGCCGGGTTTTCCGGCCATCGTGGCGGGTTTGCGCAACCCCAGCCCGGTGGGCGCTTTTGTGATGCCGTGGGGCGAAATGGTGGAAGTTGTCTATGGCGACTTGCCGGCGCTCGCCCGCGGCGACATGCAGCAGGGCGCTTATGTGCTGATAGCGCCGGGCCTGTATGAGCGTCCGGGCAATCCGTATGAAGATGCCAACAAGCAGCCTTATGGCGACAACCACCGCCGTTTCGCGGCGCTAGGCCAAGCGGCGGCCCATCTCGCACATGGCATGGACAGCCTGTGGCGCGCCCAACTGGTGCACAGCCACGACTGGCACGCAGGTTTGGCCAGCGCCTACCTCAAGCTCTGGGCCGACCGCGGCGCCACGCGGGTACCTTCGGTATTTACCGTGCACAACCTGGCGTACCAAGGCGTATTTGGCCCTCAATACTTTGGCGACCTGGGCCTGCCGGGCGAAGCTTTTCACGTGCAGGGCATGGAGTTCCATGGCCAGCTCTCCTTCATGAAAGCCGGCTTGTTTTATGCCAGCCACATCACTACCGTGAGCCCCACCTATGCCCGCGAAATCCAGACGCCGGAGCAGGGCTGCGGGCTGGACGGCTTGCTGATGGCAAGGCGTGATGCCTTGAGCGGCATCCTGAATGCAGTGGATGACACAGTCTGGAATCCGACCAGCGACGCCTTGCTGGAACAAAATTTTGACGCCCGCCACATGGCAGGCAAAGCGATCAACAAGGCCATGCTGCAAGGCGCCATGGGCCTTGCCATTGAGCCGGATGCGCCGCTCTTCGCTGTGGTGAGCCGCCTCACCGAACAAAAAGGCCTGCCGCTGGTGCTGGCCGGGCTGGACGAAATTGTGTCCCGTGGTGGCCAATTGCTGGTGCTGGGCAGCGGCGACACCTGGATGGAGCAGGCCTTCACCGAGCGCGCCAAAACCCACGCCGGCCGCGTGGCCGTGAAGCTGGGCTATGACGAATCTTTTGCCCACCGGGTATTCGCCGGTAGTGACGTGACCCTGGTGCCCTCGCGCTTTGAGCCCTGTGGCCTGACCCAAATGTATGGCCTCAAATACGGCAGCCTGCCTTTGGTGCGTCGTGTAGGCGGCTTGGCAGACACGGTGGTGGACAGCGATCTCGAAACCCTGGAAGACCGCACCGCCACCGGCTTTGTATTTGATGCGTTTGACGAAACCGCCTACCGCAAAGCGGTGCGCCGCGCCTTTGCCCTCTATCACCGTAAGGCGGAATGGAACCGCGTACGCCAAACCGGCATGAAGCTTGCCTTCGACTGGGCTACCGCCGCCGGGCACTACACCCACCTTTACCAAAGGTTGATTCAAGAATGA
- a CDS encoding glycogen/starch/alpha-glucan phosphorylase: MTNTSSPTASAPVTFEFDAPGRDLESLKRSIANKLMFVVGKDPEAARPEDWLHAAAYAVRDQLVERWMTTTRAQYAQDAKRVYYLSMEFLIGRTFSNAMLAVGLRERVKQALADFGVDIDAVTELEPDAALGNGGLGRLAACFLDSMATLNIPGFGYGIRYDYGMFKQTIVDGRQVEVPDYWLTHGNPWEFPRPEVNYRVQFGGHVVKVGDAYQWVDSHDVQAMAYDTIIPGYATKATNTLRLWSAKATQEIDLGAFNRGNYMAAVETKNHSENVSRVLYPDDSTPSGRELRLHQEYFFCSASVQDLLRRYLRTHDNFESLPDKVSIHLNDTHPVLAIPELMRLLLDEHHLPWADAWRLCQGVFSYTNHTLMHEALETWPVEMMGRILPRHLQIIYDINAQFLHQISLRGGSPELLRKVSLVDEAGERRVRMAYLAVVTSHSVNGVSALHSELMKESIFFDFANLWPERFNNKTNGITPRRWLAQANPALSAVLDKQVGTGWRRDLTQLSGLNAVLTSPKVIEAFQGAKLVNKQRLAAWVQANMGLTIPTDALYDVQVKRIHEYKRQLLNVLHVVTRYLRIINNPGSVSVPRVVVFAGKAASAYHMAKQIIHLINNVASVVNNDPRVGNLLKVVFIPNYSVSLAERIIPAADLSEQISTAGTEASGTGNMKFALNGALTIGTLDGANVEILENVGADNIFIFGLTTPQVAATRAAGYQPRAIAEGNPELTVVLEAIRDGVFSPDEPGRFQSIYDLLVNWGDHYLLLADYAAYIAAQEQVDVAYQSKEAWSVMALRNVAAMGPFSADRTIGEYADKIWKSKPLELAS; the protein is encoded by the coding sequence ATGACCAACACCTCTTCCCCTACTGCGAGTGCCCCTGTGACTTTTGAATTTGATGCGCCCGGGCGCGACCTCGAATCCCTGAAACGCTCCATCGCCAACAAACTGATGTTTGTGGTGGGCAAAGACCCGGAAGCAGCCCGCCCTGAAGACTGGTTGCACGCCGCCGCCTATGCCGTGCGCGACCAGCTGGTCGAGCGCTGGATGACCACCACCCGCGCCCAGTACGCTCAGGACGCCAAGCGCGTGTACTACCTCAGCATGGAGTTCTTGATCGGCCGCACCTTCAGCAACGCCATGCTGGCCGTGGGCCTGCGCGAGCGGGTCAAGCAAGCCTTGGCTGACTTTGGGGTGGACATCGACGCGGTGACCGAGCTGGAGCCCGACGCTGCGTTGGGTAACGGTGGCTTGGGCCGCTTGGCCGCTTGCTTCCTGGACTCCATGGCCACGTTGAACATCCCCGGCTTTGGCTACGGCATCCGCTATGACTACGGCATGTTCAAGCAAACCATTGTGGACGGCCGCCAGGTGGAAGTGCCGGACTACTGGCTCACCCACGGCAACCCTTGGGAGTTTCCGCGCCCCGAGGTGAACTACCGCGTGCAGTTCGGTGGCCATGTGGTGAAAGTGGGCGACGCCTACCAATGGGTGGACAGCCACGACGTGCAGGCCATGGCTTACGACACCATCATTCCCGGCTATGCCACCAAGGCCACCAATACCTTGCGTCTGTGGTCCGCCAAGGCTACCCAAGAGATTGATTTGGGCGCCTTCAACCGCGGCAACTACATGGCCGCTGTGGAGACGAAGAACCACTCCGAGAACGTGTCCCGCGTGCTCTACCCGGACGACTCCACGCCCTCCGGCCGCGAGCTGCGCTTGCACCAGGAATACTTCTTCTGCAGCGCCAGCGTGCAAGACCTGTTGCGCCGCTACTTGCGCACCCACGACAACTTTGAGAGCCTGCCCGACAAGGTCAGCATCCACCTGAACGATACCCACCCGGTGCTGGCGATTCCTGAGTTGATGCGCCTGCTGCTCGACGAGCACCACCTGCCCTGGGCGGATGCCTGGCGCCTTTGCCAGGGCGTGTTCAGCTACACCAACCACACTCTCATGCACGAGGCACTGGAGACCTGGCCAGTCGAGATGATGGGCCGCATCCTGCCGCGCCACCTGCAAATCATTTACGACATCAACGCCCAGTTTTTGCACCAGATATCGCTGCGCGGCGGCAGCCCCGAGCTGTTGCGCAAGGTCAGTTTGGTGGATGAAGCTGGCGAGCGCCGTGTGCGCATGGCCTACCTCGCGGTGGTGACCAGTCACTCGGTCAACGGCGTGTCGGCCTTGCACTCCGAGCTCATGAAGGAAAGCATCTTCTTTGACTTTGCCAATCTTTGGCCTGAGCGCTTCAACAACAAAACCAACGGCATCACCCCGCGCCGCTGGCTGGCGCAGGCCAACCCGGCCTTGTCGGCCGTGCTGGACAAGCAGGTCGGCACCGGTTGGCGCCGAGACCTGACCCAGCTCAGCGGCCTGAATGCGGTGCTGACCAGCCCCAAGGTGATCGAGGCCTTCCAGGGCGCCAAGCTGGTCAACAAGCAGCGCCTGGCTGCCTGGGTGCAGGCCAACATGGGCCTGACCATCCCGACCGATGCGCTCTACGACGTGCAAGTCAAGCGCATTCACGAATACAAGCGCCAGCTACTCAACGTGCTGCACGTGGTGACCCGTTACCTGCGCATCATCAACAACCCCGGCTCGGTGTCGGTGCCCCGTGTGGTGGTGTTTGCCGGCAAGGCGGCATCGGCCTACCATATGGCCAAGCAGATCATTCACCTGATCAACAACGTGGCCAGCGTGGTCAACAACGACCCCCGCGTGGGCAACCTGCTCAAAGTGGTGTTCATCCCCAACTACAGCGTGAGCTTGGCCGAGCGCATCATCCCCGCGGCCGATTTGTCGGAGCAAATCTCCACCGCGGGCACCGAAGCATCCGGCACCGGCAACATGAAGTTCGCCCTCAACGGCGCGCTCACCATCGGTACGCTGGACGGTGCCAACGTCGAAATCCTGGAGAACGTGGGTGCCGACAACATCTTCATCTTCGGTCTGACCACACCGCAGGTGGCCGCCACCCGCGCTGCAGGCTACCAGCCACGCGCGATTGCTGAGGGCAATCCCGAGCTGACTGTGGTGTTGGAAGCCATCCGCGATGGCGTCTTCAGCCCGGACGAGCCCGGCCGCTTCCAGAGCATTTACGACCTGCTGGTGAACTGGGGCGACCACTACCTACTGCTGGCCGACTACGCGGCCTATATCGCTGCACAAGAGCAGGTGGATGTGGCCTACCAGAGCAAAGAGGCTTGGTCTGTCATGGCCCTGCGCAACGTAGCCGCCATGGGCCCGTTCTCTGCGGACCGCACGATCGGCGAATACGCTGACAAGATCTGGAAGAGCAAACCGCTGGAACTGGCTTCCTGA
- a CDS encoding ATP-binding protein, whose amino-acid sequence MTNSTTLTPDNRTGRYAVWLLVLLAVPTGVGLLLEAHITVMTQSMLYVLAVVVGAYVLPAAASMACAVLAVVGLNFFFVPPRWTFAVDSQEHLVALVVMMVVALVISQLSQRLRRNTALARLHARRAEQLQTLASELALCTDAAAAARAGARHVAQAFDGPTVLALQSDRQLSGVDAATEITPSMQDGLRAAMREAAVLGPGTGRWPGLNAWYLPLGSGQQMHGAVCVQNIEASDDAGREHAQALCALIAQALERLRLGREMAMADERSTRQQLQNTFLAAVSHDLRTPLAAMVGNASSLRTQRDKMTTDEQATLLDGIVLSATHLSRLTENTLQLVQLANSDQPLALDWESLEEIAGACVARQRQAGGGTRLRLHLAAGLPLVRVNAVLIAQLLDNLLDNALKYSEDAVDLKVRVCNGHMQILVQDRGPVIPKELQTQIFEPYSRGDRSGKQGAGLGLALCRAIALAHGGRISLRARQAGGNSFRVCLTLAAEPPLAPPGDAV is encoded by the coding sequence ATGACAAACAGCACCACGCTTACTCCCGATAACCGTACTGGCCGATATGCAGTTTGGCTCCTGGTGCTGCTGGCCGTGCCAACTGGCGTTGGTCTGTTGCTGGAAGCGCACATCACCGTCATGACCCAGTCCATGTTGTATGTGCTGGCCGTGGTGGTCGGCGCCTACGTATTGCCAGCTGCTGCCTCCATGGCCTGCGCGGTGCTGGCGGTGGTGGGTTTGAATTTCTTTTTCGTGCCGCCGCGATGGACCTTTGCTGTGGACAGCCAGGAACACTTGGTGGCGCTGGTCGTCATGATGGTGGTGGCACTGGTCATCAGCCAGCTCAGCCAGCGCCTGCGCCGCAACACGGCACTGGCCCGTTTGCATGCCCGCCGTGCCGAGCAGTTGCAAACCTTGGCGTCAGAGCTCGCGCTTTGCACTGACGCCGCTGCCGCAGCCCGCGCAGGCGCACGGCATGTGGCGCAGGCCTTTGACGGACCTACCGTGCTGGCTCTGCAATCTGACCGGCAACTGTCGGGAGTCGATGCCGCTACCGAGATCACGCCCTCGATGCAAGACGGTCTGCGTGCGGCCATGCGTGAAGCGGCAGTGTTGGGGCCCGGTACCGGTCGTTGGCCCGGCCTGAATGCCTGGTATCTGCCCTTGGGAAGCGGGCAGCAGATGCATGGAGCGGTTTGTGTGCAAAACATCGAGGCGTCGGATGATGCAGGACGGGAACATGCCCAAGCCCTCTGTGCTTTGATCGCCCAAGCCCTGGAGCGTTTGCGCTTGGGTCGTGAGATGGCCATGGCCGACGAGCGAAGCACCCGTCAGCAACTGCAAAACACCTTCCTGGCGGCCGTATCGCACGACTTGCGTACACCGCTCGCAGCCATGGTAGGCAATGCCAGTTCACTGCGCACCCAGCGCGACAAGATGACGACGGATGAGCAAGCCACCTTGCTGGACGGTATTGTGCTCTCGGCCACCCATTTGTCGCGCCTCACCGAAAACACCTTGCAGCTCGTGCAACTGGCCAACAGCGACCAGCCTCTGGCGCTGGATTGGGAATCGTTGGAAGAGATTGCCGGTGCTTGTGTGGCGCGTCAGCGGCAGGCGGGTGGAGGAACACGCTTGCGCTTGCATTTGGCTGCGGGTCTCCCGCTGGTGCGGGTGAATGCCGTGTTGATAGCGCAGCTTCTGGACAACCTGTTGGATAACGCCCTGAAATACAGCGAAGACGCGGTGGACCTCAAAGTGCGCGTGTGTAACGGCCACATGCAGATCCTAGTGCAGGACCGTGGCCCTGTAATTCCCAAAGAATTGCAGACGCAAATCTTTGAACCTTATTCCCGCGGCGATCGGTCAGGAAAACAGGGCGCGGGCTTGGGTTTGGCGCTGTGCCGCGCTATTGCGCTGGCCCATGGCGGCCGCATCAGCCTGCGGGCCCGCCAGGCTGGGGGCAACAGCTTCCGGGTGTGCCTAACTTTGGCGGCAGAGCCACCCTTGGCCCCGCCGGGAGATGCCGTATGA